In the Deinococcus carri genome, one interval contains:
- a CDS encoding VC0807 family protein: MPPMTAPRPAKPRARIPKTVWDLIFTLVIPILILNPNLLGQDVGVSDLLGGGTAGNVRAYLVAALIPVVYVLTDLFVNRNVSPVALIGGAGAIVSGALAFWYVDGFWYAIKDSARSYLTGILFLLSAATSVPLFRVFLDAASIGEKPEDRAATGQAMRDPVIHRGLVWGTVAFALVDLIGGVVNSVVNYQRVTAKFGSDAFNAQVAEVNAIMRVPGLLISLLGVGLAIYLVQTAVKRRYGAGASLLEPSKLAAMMRERGEVGA, translated from the coding sequence ATGCCCCCCATGACCGCCCCGCGACCCGCCAAACCGCGCGCCCGCATTCCCAAGACCGTCTGGGACCTGATCTTCACCCTGGTGATCCCGATCCTGATCCTGAATCCGAACCTGCTGGGCCAGGACGTCGGTGTCTCGGACCTGCTGGGGGGCGGCACCGCCGGGAATGTGCGGGCGTACCTGGTCGCCGCGCTGATTCCGGTCGTGTACGTGCTGACCGACCTGTTCGTGAACCGCAACGTCAGCCCGGTCGCCCTGATCGGCGGGGCGGGGGCGATTGTCAGCGGCGCGCTGGCCTTCTGGTACGTGGACGGCTTCTGGTACGCCATCAAGGACAGCGCCCGCTCCTACCTGACCGGCATTCTGTTTCTGCTGAGCGCCGCAACCAGCGTGCCCCTCTTCCGGGTGTTTCTGGACGCCGCCAGCATCGGTGAGAAGCCGGAAGACCGCGCCGCCACCGGCCAGGCCATGCGTGACCCCGTCATTCACCGGGGACTGGTGTGGGGCACCGTCGCCTTTGCCCTGGTGGACCTGATCGGCGGCGTGGTGAACAGCGTCGTGAACTACCAGCGCGTCACCGCCAAGTTCGGCAGCGACGCCTTCAATGCGCAGGTGGCCGAGGTGAACGCTATCATGCGCGTGCCGGGCCTGCTGATCAGCCTGCTGGGCGTGGGCCTCGCCATCTACCTCGTCCAGACGGCTGTGAAGCGGCGTTATGGGGCCGGGGCCAGCCTGCTGGAGCCGTCCAAGCTGGCCGCCATGATGCGCGAGCGGGGGGAAGTGGGGGCGTAG
- a CDS encoding DR2241 family protein: protein MRESVRRDNSAPGPLLDCPHMRSLVLIGHGSHLNGESAGAVYRYAELLRERGLYDEVVEGYWKEEPSLRQVLKTTRSTDVTVIPMFISEGYFTETVIPRELGLGHQGPVPPEGVARVLGGKTVRYTLPYGVHPGMAEVILARAREALPDLSPQDTALIVLGHGTTRNENSSRVIYRNAELMRDSGHFAEVHALFLDEDPKVGTWPEVVRAPRVVVVPFFASEGWHTLETIPEDMGLTGEVTSFPDNPHGPQTVYYARPVGTHSAVADVILHLAEEARGASERGGDEDRSHAEAWAAFLTLARRGVRVGEALITPHGGLYELRHALDEGRPTDSLTTVVTPEGLRDLTRRDEGGHHRPVHTFRTLPRGWRAVLSEADLPRGMGYLYPAVVEEGYAHHLHTLRPTPWPTTARRQTGIYTKVQRATPEQVENVARDVCSRCLKTRLWAGEKLPATFFGGVPGAIPCPEACTYFIAEVREEVSGKRGAGSHGHED, encoded by the coding sequence ATGCGCGAGAGCGTGCGGCGGGACAATTCCGCGCCGGGGCCGCTGCTAGATTGCCCCCATATGCGTTCCCTCGTGCTGATCGGTCACGGCTCTCATCTGAACGGCGAGTCGGCGGGCGCGGTCTACCGGTATGCGGAGCTGCTCCGCGAGCGCGGCCTCTACGACGAGGTCGTGGAAGGCTACTGGAAGGAAGAACCGTCGCTGCGCCAGGTCCTCAAAACCACCCGCAGCACCGACGTGACGGTGATTCCGATGTTCATCAGCGAGGGCTACTTCACCGAGACGGTGATTCCACGCGAGCTGGGCCTGGGCCACCAGGGGCCGGTGCCGCCGGAGGGCGTGGCCCGCGTGCTGGGCGGCAAGACGGTGCGCTACACCCTGCCCTACGGCGTGCATCCGGGCATGGCCGAGGTGATTCTGGCCCGCGCCCGCGAGGCGCTGCCCGACCTCAGCCCGCAGGACACCGCCCTGATTGTCCTGGGCCACGGCACCACCCGCAACGAGAACAGTAGCCGCGTGATCTACCGCAACGCCGAGCTGATGCGCGACTCCGGGCACTTTGCCGAGGTCCACGCCCTCTTTCTGGACGAGGACCCGAAGGTGGGCACCTGGCCGGAAGTCGTGCGGGCACCGCGGGTGGTGGTCGTGCCCTTCTTCGCGTCCGAGGGCTGGCACACGCTGGAAACCATCCCCGAGGACATGGGCCTGACGGGCGAGGTCACGAGCTTCCCGGACAACCCCCACGGCCCCCAGACGGTGTACTACGCGCGGCCGGTGGGCACCCACAGCGCGGTCGCGGACGTGATCCTGCACCTGGCGGAGGAGGCGCGCGGCGCGTCGGAACGGGGCGGCGACGAGGACCGCAGCCACGCCGAGGCCTGGGCCGCCTTCCTGACGCTGGCCCGCCGGGGCGTCCGCGTGGGCGAGGCGCTGATCACCCCGCACGGCGGCCTGTACGAACTTCGCCACGCCCTAGACGAGGGCCGCCCCACCGACAGCCTGACCACCGTCGTGACCCCCGAGGGTCTGCGCGACCTGACCCGCCGCGACGAGGGGGGGCATCACCGCCCGGTTCACACCTTCCGCACCCTGCCGCGCGGCTGGCGGGCGGTGCTGTCGGAGGCCGACCTGCCGCGCGGGATGGGCTACCTGTACCCGGCGGTCGTCGAGGAAGGCTACGCCCACCACCTCCACACCCTGCGCCCCACCCCCTGGCCCACCACCGCCCGCCGCCAGACCGGCATCTACACCAAGGTCCAGCGGGCCACACCCGAACAGGTCGAGAACGTGGCGCGTGACGTGTGCAGCCGCTGCCTCAAGACCCGGCTATGGGCCGGGGAGAAGCTGCCCGCCACCTTCTTCGGCGGCGTGCCCGGTGCCATCCCCTGCCCCGAAGCCTGCACCTACTTCATCGCGGAAGTGCGCGAGGAGGTCAGCGGGAAGCGGGGCGCAGGCAGCCACGGACACGAGGACTGA
- a CDS encoding metallophosphoesterase family protein produces the protein MIRLAVLADLHANLEATLAVHADVQRRGITELWVLGDLVGKGPRPREVVEWTQAHATRVIQGNWDARVAGATNRPQDLWPRSKLSPEQLAYLAGLPYGIEEQFGGAWWRFVHASSKGLFHRLYPHSSLAEQIEAYAPNPQFGLKAHADALVYADVHETLMLDVEGRPLINTGSVGNPLDSTLPSYLILEFDPQSPAHSASFVRLTYNRDAEIAAAEASGMPFTREYIAELLTGAYQKRRARTGE, from the coding sequence ATGATCCGTCTCGCCGTTCTCGCGGACCTGCACGCCAATCTGGAGGCGACGCTGGCCGTACACGCGGACGTGCAGCGGAGAGGCATCACCGAGCTGTGGGTGCTGGGCGATCTGGTGGGCAAGGGGCCGCGTCCGCGCGAGGTGGTCGAGTGGACCCAGGCCCACGCCACCCGCGTGATCCAGGGCAACTGGGACGCCCGCGTGGCCGGGGCCACCAACCGCCCCCAGGACCTCTGGCCGCGCTCCAAGCTCTCGCCCGAGCAGCTCGCCTACCTCGCCGGGCTGCCCTACGGCATCGAGGAGCAGTTCGGCGGCGCGTGGTGGCGTTTTGTCCACGCCAGCTCCAAGGGCCTCTTTCACCGCCTGTACCCGCACTCCAGCCTGGCCGAGCAGATCGAGGCCTATGCCCCCAACCCCCAGTTCGGCCTGAAGGCGCACGCCGACGCCCTGGTCTACGCCGACGTCCACGAAACCCTGATGCTGGACGTGGAGGGCCGCCCCCTGATCAACACCGGCTCGGTCGGTAATCCCCTCGACAGCACCCTGCCCAGTTATCTGATTCTGGAGTTCGACCCCCAGAGTCCCGCCCACAGCGCCAGCTTCGTGCGCCTCACCTACAACCGCGACGCGGAGATTGCCGCCGCCGAGGCCAGCGGCATGCCCTTTACCCGCGAGTACATCGCGGAGCTGCTGACCGGGGCCTACCAGAAACGGCGGGCGCGGACGGGGGAGTAG